Genomic DNA from Roseburia intestinalis L1-82:
ACGGATTTACTTTCAGAAGGCATACCGGCGGCAGTGGAATTTATGCCGTTCGTCTGCTGTATTGCTTATCTGGTGTTTGTGCTTCGTACTTCGGAGGAGGAGCGGAAGAAAAATGAACTTGAGCAGATGCAGAGCTGTCTGAATCTCCAGATTTCCCAGGCGGTCCGCGAGATTGAGGCTTTGAGGGAGTCGCAGAAAGATGCCAGTACCTACCGGCATGATTTAAGACATCATATGCAGCATCTGTTATCATGTATCGAGAATGGAAAAATTGAACAGGCAGAAGGCTACATTCATGAAGTATGTGCGCAGATTGAGGCAGGCAGGGTAAAAAATTACTGTGAGAATGAGACGGTCAATCTTATTTTTTCCTCTTTTGCAGGAAGGGCGGAAAGTGCTGGTGCCACAATGAACATAAAAGCGGTGGTACCATATATTCTTCCGGTTTCGGAGACAGATTTGTGTGTGCTTTTATCAAATGCGTTAGAAAATGCACTCCATGCGTGTACTGCACAGGAGCAGAAGGGAACGATAGATATTTTAGCGTATGAGAAGAACGGGAGGTTCTTTTTTCAGGTCACGAATCCATGCAGAAAAGAAGTAGTATTTGAAAACGGTGTTCCGGTTACCGACCGGCCGGGGCATGGAATCGGCGTACGCAGTATTTGTGCAATTGTTGACAGGTATGGCGGTATGTACAGCTTTCTGGTAGAAGATAATAAATTTATTTTACGCGTTTCTTTATAAGGTGCAGCTTTTTGCTGCACTTTAAAAGAAATAACGAAACTACAGATGAAAAATAAAAAATGTCGATTGAGTGCGCATTATAGTCGATTCAGAACAAGTTAATCCACTGTAGCACAAAATACGGTACATTAATGTCAACAGAGAGAAATGAAAAACAAATGACAAAGGAGAGAAAAATTATGAAAAGAAAAATTTTAGCAATTATGTTGAGTTCAATGCTGGCATTCTCTTTTACCGCCTGCGGGAATACCGAGGAGACTGCTGATGGCACAGTGACAAACGCAGAGGCAGATGTAGATGTAGATGTGGCAGATACTGGCACTGATGTGGAGACCGATGTGGCAGAGACCGATGCAGCAGATATTGTTGTGGACACAGAGGCAGCAGATGCACAAAGCGAAGATGTGGAAACAGATTCTACCGAAGACTTATTCTGCCTGCTTGATGTGCCGATTTTAGAGATGCCGGACTTAGCAGGAACAACCTGGAGTTTCTGTGGGGGTAACATTGGCGGTGTGCAAATGACACAGGACGATTATGATGCTGCATTAGAGCAGTATGGCGGAAAATTGGAGATCGTGTTTAGCGATGATGGTTCCACTGTACAGATGGTACAGGGAGGTGGAACGTTAGACGGTGTCTGCGAATATCATTATGAGGATGAAGGTGTGCGTTTAACATTTGACAATAACGGCACAGATCTGGTATACGCCTGCGTGTTTGCAGATTTTGACGGACTGACAATGGTAGCATTGTCCGATACTTCCGGATACAATGCAGTATATTTTGTACAGTAAAGGAGTTTTTGAATGGAGATCTCTGTAATTGTTTGTTTGCTTGTGATTTTACTTGCCATATGGATTGTTTCTGTACGGAAAAAATTAGCAATCATGGATGAAAATATCAATCATTCCATGAATCAGATCGGAGTGCAGCTTTCGTCACGGTTTGATGCGTTACTTTCCCTGCTTGATTTTACAAAAAAATATGCAGGATACGAGGCACAGACACTTACAGATGAAGTAAATGAAAAACGGTGTATCATTATGGAAACTTCCACACCGGAGGAGGTTTTGCGCCAGGAAGGTGTGATAAACGAGGTGCTTTTCCGGACACAGACGGTTTTAGAAGAATATCCGGGTTCGACTGATGAAAATGAATACATCAAATGTATGGACGCGGTAGAGTGTTATGAAAAAATGGTGCAGACCAGCCGGCTGATTTATAATGATTCGGTGACAAAATTAAACAGAGAGCTTCACATTTTTCCAACCAGTGTACTTGCACATATGCTCGGATTTGAAAAACGGGATTATCTGGTAGAAAATTAGCAGAAAAGGAGATGCAAAGGATGAATAAGTTACACAGAAGCAGGTATATAAATGTAGTTGTATCAATGATGATGGCATTTTTGATGCTTGCTGCAATGGGAACGACACAGGTACATGCAGCACAATATACAACGGGAACGATTGATCCTGCCGAATTGAAAGCTGGAGATGTGGTTTACAGGGGGGTTCAGTTAACGGTAGACAGACAGATTGTGGTTTGTAAAAAGTGCAATATGATATGGATTACGACGGGCACGGATTACGGTACTGGAGATATGAAACGCTCTGAGGTGGTGGCTACGGAAGCCCATAAGGATCATCCGGATAAGGTGGGGTATAGCGAGTTTAACTGGTATTTTAATCTTGACAGCTCCGGCCCATTGTTAAAAAATACGCCATATACGATCGTAGAAAATGCTAACATTAAATATAAGATTATCTACAATACAAACGGTGGCAGTCAGATAGCAGAGGAAAAGCAGACGAGCCTGCCAGATCCGCTGCCAGCTGCGACGAAAGATGGATATGAGTTTGCCGGCTGGTATACAGATGCAGATTTTACGACGATTGCGCGGCCGGGACAGGCACTTACTGCCGACACGACTCTTTATGCAAAATGGGTAGAACACAGGCACACATTTAGGGATGAGTGGAGCAGCAATGATACTTCCCATTGGCATGCTGCCACGTGTGAACACACCACAGAAAAAAAGGATGAAGCAGCTCATGTTTATGGAACAGCAGGTGTGGAAAGATATACCTGTAGTGTCTGCAAATATGTAAGTGAAACAAGAAAAAGAGAAGCTGAGGCAGCAGATAAAAAGAATACGGAAAGTAAACCGGTAAAAGTAAAAAGGACAGAGGCAAAAGACGCAGCATTAAATTCGAAATTTAATGTGAAAGCAGGAAAGACGGTCAAGGTAACTTGGGGAAAAGTTAAAGATGCAGATGGTTATGATGTTTATATGGCATACTGCGGAAAAGATAAGGAAAAGGTTGTAAAGTCCGTAAAGGCAGCGGATAGTTTATCTGTTGAGATCAGCAAATTGAAAAAGAAAGGAATCAATCAGAAAAAAAATATAAAATGTCATGTTCTTGCATATAAGATGGTTGATGGCAAAAAAGTAACAGTTGCGAAATCGATTACGATACATGCAGCAGGAAAGAAGAATAAATCAGTAACAGATGCAAAAAGCATTAAACTGAAAAAGACTTCTTATGTATTGGCAAAAGGGAAAAAAGCTGTCGTAAAAGCTTCGATTGTCAAGAAGGATAAGAAACGTCCGATCATTAATCATATATCGGAATTCCGATATGCTACATCAGACAGTAAAGTGGCAGTGGTATCTAAAAATGGTAAGATCACCGCGAAAGGAAAAGGATCCTGTTCTATATATGTATATGCAACAAACGGATGTGCACAAAAAATAAAAGTTGTGGTCAAATAAGAGAGACAGGTATAAAGTGAAAATGAATGTGTAGGAGAAAAGCTGCCAATGATAGTGATAATATCATTAGGCAGCTTTTTATAATGAACAAAGGAAAAAGAAAACGTGTATTTTGACTGGATTATATAGTATAATATATTCCGTGTCTGAGAGAGAAATAAAACATAAGAGGATAGTGCGTGTGAAAAATAAGATTTTTCACACGCAAGAATGGGGATTAAGATGAGAATAGGATTTGATAATGACAAATATTTAAAAATTCAGTCGGAGCATATCAAAGAACGCATCAGCCAGTTCGGTGATAAGCTGTATCTGGAATTTGGCGGAAAATTATTTGATGACTACCATGCGTCTAGGGTATTGCCGGGATTTGCACCGGACAGTAAACTTCAGATGCTGATGCAGCTTTCGGATGTTGCGGAAATCGTAATTGTGATCAGTGCTGCAGATATTGAGAAAAACAAGGTGCGTGGAGATCTTGGCATTACCTATGATGTGGATGTTGTCCGTCTGATCGGAGAGTTTGAGAAAAAAGGACTCTATGTCGGAAGTGTGGTCATCACACAGTTTGCCGGACAAAATGGTGCAGTGCAGTTTCGGGAAAAACTCGAAAAACGTGGAATCAAAGTATATCAGCATTATAAGATCGAGGGGTATCCGTCGAATATTCCACTGATCGTCAGCGAGAATGGTTTTGGAAAAAATGATTATATTGAGACGACAAGACCGCTTGTGGTTATTACTGCGCCGGGGCCTGGAAGCGGAAAAATGGCAACCTGTCTTTCACAGCTTTATCATGAAAACATTCGCGGAACCAAAGCCGGCTATGCGAAGTTCGAGACATTCCCAATCTGGAATCTTCCGTTGAAGCACCCGGTCAACCTTGCATATGAGGCTGCAACAGCAGACTTAAATGATGTGAATATGATTGACCCGTTCCATCTGGAAGCATATGGAAAGACCACGGTGAACTACAACCGTGATATAGAAATATTTCCTGTTTTAAATGCAATTTTTGAGGGAATATACGGTGAAAATACCTATTACAAATCGCCGACTGATATGGGAGTAAATATGGCAGGAAACTGCATCATCGATGATGAAGCCTGCTGCGTGGCATCTAAAATGGAAATTATCAGGCGTTATTACACCGCAGTGAATAAACTGGTAAAAGAAGAAGCGACTGAAAATGAAGTTTACAAGATCGAACTATTAATGAAACAGGCGAAGATCACGACAGACGACAGAAAAGTTACCGTTGCCGCAAAGAAGCGTGCGGAGGAATCAGGTGTTCCGACCGCAGCAATTGAACTTTCGGATGGAACGATCATTACATCAAAAACGTCTGATTTCCTTGGAGCATCAGCAGCATTGCTTTTAAATGCTTTAAAATATTTAGCTGGAATTGAACATGACGAGAAGCTGATCCGCCCGGAGGCAATTGAGCCAATCCAGGATTTGAAGGTACGTTTCTTAGGAGGAAAGAATCCAAGACTTCACACAGACGAAGTTTTGATCGCGTTATCTCTTGCAGCGGTTTCCAATGAAAATGCAAAATGCGCCATTGAGCAGATTCCTGCACTCCGCGGCTGTCAGGTGCATACTTCGGTTATGCTTTCCGAGGTGGATATTAAAATTTTCAAAAAACTGGGTGTGGATCTGACAAGTGAACCGGTACGCAGTGGATTGAAGCTGTACTAAATTTATTTGATGTATCATGAGCCATAGAATAAAGTAAAAGAGGAAATAACATGAATCTGATTAATATAGAAGATCTGACAAAGGTCTATGCCGAAAGAAAGCTGTTTGATGGTGCATCATTTTCATTGCAGGATGGGGAGAAGATAGGTGTTATTGGTATCAATGGAACCGGAAAGACAACGCTTCTGCGGATGATCATGGGGGATGAGGAGACGGATGAGGGAACTGTTACGACTGCTAACCATGTGGTCATACGTTATCTGCCGCAGCATCCGGAATTCGAACCGGAAAAAAGCAGTCTGGAATGTGTGCTGGAAGGAAATGTAACGGATGAAAACCGCTGGTCTGTTGAAAGTGATGCCAAGGCAATGATGATGCGGCTTGGCATTAAAGATTTTATGCAGCCTGCAGGACAGTTATCCGGTGGACAAAGAAAGCGTCTTGCGCTGATATCCGTACTTCTTTCCCCGGCAGATATTCTGCTGCTGGATGAGCCTACAAACCATTTAGATAATGATATGGCAGACTGGCTGGAGGATTATCTGAAAAAATGGAGAGGTGCGCTTATCATGGTAACACATGACCGGTATTTTCTGGACAGTGTGTGCAACCGGATCGTGGAGATTGATAAAGGAAAAATTTATAGTTATCAGACGAATTATTCCGGGTATCTGGAATTAAAAACCCAGCGGCAGGAAATGGAAGCAGCCAGTGAACGAAAACGTCAGTCGATCCTGCGTGTGGAACTGGAATGGATACGCAGGGGTGCAAGGGCACGTTCCACAAAACAGAAAGCACATATCCAGCGCTATGAAGAGCTGAGAGACCGTCAGGCTCCGGTGCAGGATTCGCAGGTAGAATTAAGTTCTATTTCTACAAGAATGGGAAAAACGACTGTGGAGTTAGAAAACATCTGCAAGGCCTATGGAGAAAGAAAACTGATCGATGATTTTTCTTATATCTTTTTGAAGGGAGACAGAGTTGGATTTATCGGACCAAACGGTTGTGGAAAGTCTACTTTAATGAAAATTATTGCAGGCATTATTCCACAGGATTCCGGGCAGGTTATCATCGGACAGACTGTGAAAATGGGATATTATGCGCAGGAAATAGCCTCAGAAAAAAATGAGGATGAAAATGAAATTGATCTGTCATATATGGACCCAAATCAGAGAGTGATTGATTATGTAAAGGATACAGCAGAATATATTCAGACTGTGGACGGAGTCATATCTGCGTCTGTTTTATTGGAGCGTTTCTTATTTCCGCCGGAAAAACAGTACAGTCCGATTGGAAAACTGTCCGGCGGGGAAAAGAAAAGATTAAATCTGCTTCGGGTACTGGCGACATCCCCGAACTTTATTCTGCTGGATGAGCCTACAAACAATCTTGATATAGCTACGCTGACAATTTTAGAGGACTATCTGGATCGTTACGATGGCATTGTTGTCACGGTATCGCATGACCGCTATTTCCTTGATAGAACAATGAAGCGTATCTTTGCCTTTGAGGGAGACGGAAAACTGAAACAATATGAAGGCGGCTATACAGATTATGTAAACCGACTTGCGGCAGAGGGCAGGACACCGGGTGGAAACATTGCGGCGCGGTCTGCTGGTGCCGATATATCGGGTAATTCACAAAACCAGAAATCCGAAGAAAGTGTGATCGAAAAAAATGATTCGACTGCAACCTGGAAGCAAAAAAAGAAACTGAAATTCAGCTATAAAGAGCAGAAAGAATACGAGACGATCGAGGATGATATTGCAGCACTCGAACTAAAGTTAGAAGATTTAGATAACGAGATGGCAGCGAATGCCACCAATGCAGCAAAGCTGCGGGAGCTGGTTGAGGAGAAAGAAAACGCAGAGAAAATGTTAGAAGAAAAGATGGACAGGTGGGAGTATTTAGAAGAGCTGGCGGCAAAGATCGCAGGGCAGCAGAGCTAGTGTACTGAATCATTGATACAGTACACTGGAAAGCCTGCCTGTCAGTCCACGTTCAGGACAAATGTATTCTTGCCGTTCTCTTTTGCCTGATACATTGCCAGATCTGCCTTGCGGATTAGCTGTGTATAGTCAAGCGTATCGCCCTGGGACATGACAATGCCGATACTGCACGGCACCGGCAGCACCTCGCCGGTCTGTTCGTTTACATGCTGCGTGCGCAGAATCTCAAGAATTTTGTCGGCATTATGCCGGATGCGTTCCGGTTCTAACTCACCGGCATAGCAAAATGCAAACTCGTCCCCTCCGATCCTGCCGACTGCACCGTGTATGTTTTCTTTAAGTGTCTGCGCTACGAACTGGATGACAGCATCGCCCTCCTGATGACCGTAATTGGTATTATAATCCCTGAAATCATCGATATCGACAAAGCCGAATGTGATCTGTTCATGGCTTTCAACCGCCCTTTGCACCATCGAAAGCATCTCTTTTTCAATCGCTTTTTTATTTTTGATACCGGTCAGAGGGTCGTTCTCTGCCATCTGTAAAAGTTTCTGCTGACGCTCTTTTTCTTTCCGGTCTGCCTGTTCCACATAGTCTAACAGCTCGTTGATACCCGCAGCCAGTTCACCTGTCTCATGTTTTTCCTGAATGTGGACACGCAGGGAATAATCCTCACTTTCCCTGATTTGCGCAAATACCTGCAGAATATGGGTAATCGGTGCGAAAATTTTCTTTGTCATGAAATACTGTGTACAGAATACGCCGATAATGAGTGCAGAAAGACCGAGCGCGATCAGCACACCGTAGGTTCTGCCGGTCTGCTTCTGTGCACTCAGATTTTCAGTCACACGGATGCCCCAGCCGGTATTTTCCACGTCGGAATAATATGTAATATAATCCTGTCTGTGATAGCGGTAGCGCACATAACCGGACGGATTTTTCTCATGGTCGATCGCATCCCATTTTTTCTGAAAATCATTGCGGTCGGAACTTTTAGAGACAAATGTCTTTAAGCTTCTCTTGTTTTTTGTGTCACCTGCCGTGATGATCGCCCCATTGCCGTCGAGAAGATAGAAAGTTCCATCTGCAAGAGTGTCCATATTCAGCCGCAGGTCGTCAAAATATGCCGTATCCAGCTCCTCCATCACATAGCCGATCAGTTCATTATTATAATAGACGCCGGTATAGGCGGGCACGACATTTTTCCTGCCGTCATCTGTTATACGCTCATACACGTCACCGATAATAAATTCGCCGGTCTGATATTTAGGATCGACATCTTTCATTGCACTGACAGTGCCCGATTCGTACTCTTCACTTGAACTGACCACATGAAAATTCCGGTTTACCACAGAGATGCTCGCTACAAAGATACTGTATTTTTTGCGTTCCTTCAGCAGATTGTCTACATAGTTTCGTGCCAGAGGGCTTTCATTTTCCCTTAGACTGTAAAGGATCGCGTTCTGCGTCAGCTGATAACTCGCGATCATGTCCATCTCGTTATTGCGGTCCTGCGTAAAGTTTTTGATATTCATCACCTGATTTTCGCTGATCGCCCGCACATTCTGCTCCGTCAGCTCATCAATCTTGCGGTTCGTTTCATAAATGGAAAATATTCCGAAGATACCAAGCGGTATCAGGGTAAAAAGTAAAAGTAACCCTAAAATACTATGTTTTAATTTCATGCTCGCAGCTTCCTCCATCTGTTATCTATTTTATAGCTAAACTGCTGTTTCCGTCAACTGTTGCCCCAGTGTTGTACACAACCCCTGAAAAATATCGAAAGGATTTTTTTTCCCGCGTGGATAAGATTTCGATATGATTGAAAACGGTCATAAAATCAATCGTAAAAAAATACGATTGTTTTTATGATTGATTTTGCATATAATCAATACAATGAAATTGGAAAGAAAACAGTTAGTATGCAAAGGCAGGAAGGACACTCACAAATGAAAGACAAAAGCGAAACTTCAACAACAGATTTGATTATACTTTTTTTCCTTCTGTTCATTATTTCAAATATTTTATTTGCTGTTGCCTGTATGCTGCTCAGTGATGACGCAGAGTCGAATTTGAAGCTGATAAAAGATTTTGCGATCAGCACGGGAAGTCTGGTCGGAATAAACATAGTCGGATTGATACTGATTGAATGTTTTGAAAGAATTGAAAAATATATTTTTCGGCGAAAAAACCAAAAGGAATGTTTCGGGGAAGGTAATTTTCAGGTATTGCGGTGTAGCAGCAGATACTACATGCTCCCGATTGCAGTTACTGCGCTGGATATGATGTTTGTATTATCTTTTTTGCATGAGAGAAACAAAGATGCACAGGTGATGATAGAATTTTTTCAAGGCAGAGATGGAATTTTTCCACTGTTTTGTATGGGATTTTTTAACATCTATGGCGTTTATGTGCTGGCGCATTACTGCTGTTATAAAGTGTATTGTACAGGATATTTGTTAGAGGTAATCCATTTTTTGAGGAAAAAAAGCATACCGTGGAGTGATATAAAAAGCATAGAATTTTTCTATCTGGATCAATACAAGAAACAGAGGATTGTGATAAATCTTGAGAAGAAAAAGATTGTTTTTCGCGCAGAGGTGTTAAACGATGGCTGGGATCCTTTTGTGAACTGGGTACAGGATATGGCAATGAGATATCATATTTTGTTTAACGGTAAAATCCTGACTGTTTGACTTGCAAATAAGATAAAAATCCAAAACTACACACCAGATACAATGCATTACGGTATGCTCAAAAGAAAAGGGATATAGAGCGTAAAACGGACAGCACACCAGGTTGACTTTGCCTGCGGGGGAAGGTAAAATACAGCTTAAGATAGTATAAACCCGGGGAGAAAACTGCAATGCTAAATATAACCATTGACAAGGTCAGGCACATTGAAGACAAGGATGCCAATGTACGCGACACGCTTGTCGAATTACAGCACGCACTTGATAAATCTGAACAGGAAAGACATTTTTATGACGCTCTGTGCATTGACTACACTGCGGCATACTTATGCGACCTGATGGCAGATACCATGACTGTCATCAAGAAAAAATCATTCTCCCACTGTGCTGCCGAAGAACTCCAGTCTGGCAGCATACAATGCTATTCTCAATGGATACGGCATTCTTATAATACTTTTGTCGTGAAAGAGTCGGCCCCGGGCTTTATGGAAATGTTTGACAACAGGAATCTGATGGCATATCTGGATGATCATGAGAGCTTTGTATACCGGCACAGAACACTGCCGAACCGTGCAGGAATGGAATACTTTGAAGCGCGGGCAGTGCGTCTTTATTCAGATGATGACAGCTACAAGATCATTCTTGGCTACCGTCCGATCGATGACATTGTCGAAGAGGAAAGGGAAAGCCGTCAAAAATTAGAGCAGGCGTTAAAGAGAGCCGAGGAAGCAAGCCATGCAAAATCAGCCTTTTGGTTTAATATGTCTCATGACATCCGCACGCCGATGAACGCCATCATTGGTTATACTGATCTTTTAGAAATATATGGGGATGACGTGGAAAAACGGGAGGACTATCTTGGCAAGATCAAAAGTTCCAGTGAATATCTGCTATCCCTTCTCAATGATGTTTTAGAAATGGCGCGTATTGAAAGCGGAAAATATATCATGGACGAAACGGTAACGGATATCAGGGAGTTTGACCGGTCTATCTGCGATGTATTTGAGAATCAATTAGAGCAGAAGGGGATCCGTTCTGTTTTTCTGTAAGTTCTTTTGCGATGCTGGCATCAGGCATGGCTTCTTTGCCGTTTTGTCCGGTGCTGCAGTGCGTTAAACCATGCCTGCGGCAGGGAAAAACCGAAGATGATACCGAGTACGATCGCTCCGGCAACTTTGATTGTCTCCATTCCGTAACGTGAAAATTCATTCATGTCATTCATAATAAAATAATAGGAAGTATAATAAATACCAGCCCCCGGCACCAGTGGGAAAATACCGGCGATCAGGTAGACGGTCACCGGATTTTTACGCAGGGCGGCAACCATCCTTGAAAAGACCGTGAGGGCAAGTGTTGCGATCATGTTTGCAATGACGGTTCCGGTGTCAAACTGCAGGCAGATCAGATAGACGATCCATCCGATCGCACCGGTAAGTCCGCAGAAGAGAAGTTCTGATTTTGGTGCACAAAACAGCACGGCAAAAGAAAGCGTTGCGATCATACTGACAATAAACTGAATAAACATAGTATTACAAAATACCTCCTACTACAAGATTATAGATCGTCATGACGGTTCCGACACCTGCCGCAATACAAAAAGCGGTGAGAACCGCATCGATCATGTGGATCGCGCCGGAGAGATAATCGCCGTTAAAGAAATCGCGGATTGAAGTCGTTAATGCGATCCCCGGCACTAACGGCATGATCGCACCGATGATGATCTTGTCATACAAAACCGGCAGTCCAATGGAAAAAGTGATCAGACTGACGAGTGTCACAAGTGCGCTGCCGAAAATATTGGTGATGAATTTTGAAGTTTTCCGCTGTGAAAACTTTTTTAACACCATATTTAAAAGTGCGCCGGCGATAAATGCTATCACGCCGTCTAACGGAGTTCCGCCAAACAGAAATGAAAAACTGCCGCTTCCAAGACCGCAGAAAAAGACTTCCGTCCATTTGCTGCAGGTGGGAATCGCTTTACATTCATCTAAACGTGTCCACGCATCTTTTAGGGAACATTCGTGGAAACAGATTTCCCTCGAAAGCTGGTTTAAGGCTGCGATACGCCCAAGATGTGTCTGACCGAGCGGGACATGACGGATCATGCTGCACGCATCATCTTTATTTTCATTTGCACTCGCAAAAATTCCATTTGAGAGCACATAAACGTCATATTCTTCAATTTCATATGCCTCTAAGATATGCATTACGGTATCTTCCACACGGTACACCTCCGCGCCATTTCGAAGAAGAGCATCTCCGGTCTCCACCGCTAAAGATAAAATTTCCTTTGTGACTGCCATGGTGCAGTTCCTTTCTATCAGTGAAATTGATCATTATAGTTGTTCAACTGTTATGTTAAAATCCCGTTCCTGTCAGACAGGAGTTTTTATTATAAACACTCATGAAAAAATAACATGTTTTTGGATAAAAAGCAATCTGTCATGTGTAAAAAATTATATACTTTCCAATAAAAAGTAAGATGCCATATGCAATGATTTCCTGTAAAAGTAATTTTACATATTCTAATGCTTCTGTTTTGTTTATACATAATATCCCCAAAAAAAGAGATAATAATTTGCAAAGTCAGAAATCAATGGAGGCTTAGTGTGAAAAATAAGCTCGATAGCTTATTTTTCGCACGGCTATTTGTTTCTGAGCAAAAACAAATAGCTTCTATGACAAGGCATAAAAAAACATGCCTACGAGAATTTGAGATTCTCGTTGCCTCTTCGCAACAAGTTGCTCAGAAATGAGGTTTACTATGAATTGTAGAAAATACAGAGCAGTTTTACTTGGAGTGATAGTTATGATACTGGTGGTCGGGGTTTGTTTCTACACAAAATATCGGAAAGAAAATGAGATACCGACGGATGGAATGTTGGTATATGACAATTCGGAGGATGAGGATGTGAATAAGATATGGGCGTAAATAACGAAACACTTTATTTGAAAATCGAGCAGAACACGATCGTTTATGACCGGCATGTCGTGCTGAACGATATTGCAAAGATGGAGTGCACGAACGAAGCGGTTCTGCGTCAGTTAAAACAGAAAAAGATATACAGTTTTACGAATCAGAAAGATGAGAAAAAAGAGAAAAACCAGATGCAGGTTTTTTCTGTGTTAAAGATCATTGAGCAGATTCATGAAGATTATCCGTCGCTGACGATTTCCAATGAAGGCGAGAGTGATTTTATCATAGAATATATTCCGAACCCGGAAAAGCCAAAGGTAATGAATACAATCAAAACTGTGCTGCTATGCATTATCATTTTTTTTGGCTCCGCATTTACGATCATGGCATTTAACAATGATATTTCCGTGACGGATGTGTTTGACAAATTATAC
This window encodes:
- a CDS encoding threonine/serine exporter family protein, giving the protein MFIQFIVSMIATLSFAVLFCAPKSELLFCGLTGAIGWIVYLICLQFDTGTVIANMIATLALTVFSRMVAALRKNPVTVYLIAGIFPLVPGAGIYYTSYYFIMNDMNEFSRYGMETIKVAGAIVLGIIFGFSLPQAWFNALQHRTKRQRSHA
- a CDS encoding threonine/serine exporter family protein, whose protein sequence is MAVTKEILSLAVETGDALLRNGAEVYRVEDTVMHILEAYEIEEYDVYVLSNGIFASANENKDDACSMIRHVPLGQTHLGRIAALNQLSREICFHECSLKDAWTRLDECKAIPTCSKWTEVFFCGLGSGSFSFLFGGTPLDGVIAFIAGALLNMVLKKFSQRKTSKFITNIFGSALVTLVSLITFSIGLPVLYDKIIIGAIMPLVPGIALTTSIRDFFNGDYLSGAIHMIDAVLTAFCIAAGVGTVMTIYNLVVGGIL
- a CDS encoding stage V sporulation protein AA; amino-acid sequence: MGVNNETLYLKIEQNTIVYDRHVVLNDIAKMECTNEAVLRQLKQKKIYSFTNQKDEKKEKNQMQVFSVLKIIEQIHEDYPSLTISNEGESDFIIEYIPNPEKPKVMNTIKTVLLCIIIFFGSAFTIMAFNNDISVTDVFDKLYGQVTGTKADGVNELEVCYCIGLGLGIILFFNHVGRKKITPDPTPIQIEMRKYEKDVDTTFIENAGRGGHSIDVS
- a CDS encoding sensor histidine kinase, giving the protein MLNITIDKVRHIEDKDANVRDTLVELQHALDKSEQERHFYDALCIDYTAAYLCDLMADTMTVIKKKSFSHCAAEELQSGSIQCYSQWIRHSYNTFVVKESAPGFMEMFDNRNLMAYLDDHESFVYRHRTLPNRAGMEYFEARAVRLYSDDDSYKIILGYRPIDDIVEEERESRQKLEQALKRAEEASHAKSAFWFNMSHDIRTPMNAIIGYTDLLEIYGDDVEKREDYLGKIKSSSEYLLSLLNDVLEMARIESGKYIMDETVTDIREFDRSICDVFENQLEQKGIRSVFL
- a CDS encoding sensor domain-containing diguanylate cyclase — translated: MEEAASMKLKHSILGLLLLFTLIPLGIFGIFSIYETNRKIDELTEQNVRAISENQVMNIKNFTQDRNNEMDMIASYQLTQNAILYSLRENESPLARNYVDNLLKERKKYSIFVASISVVNRNFHVVSSSEEYESGTVSAMKDVDPKYQTGEFIIGDVYERITDDGRKNVVPAYTGVYYNNELIGYVMEELDTAYFDDLRLNMDTLADGTFYLLDGNGAIITAGDTKNKRSLKTFVSKSSDRNDFQKKWDAIDHEKNPSGYVRYRYHRQDYITYYSDVENTGWGIRVTENLSAQKQTGRTYGVLIALGLSALIIGVFCTQYFMTKKIFAPITHILQVFAQIRESEDYSLRVHIQEKHETGELAAGINELLDYVEQADRKEKERQQKLLQMAENDPLTGIKNKKAIEKEMLSMVQRAVESHEQITFGFVDIDDFRDYNTNYGHQEGDAVIQFVAQTLKENIHGAVGRIGGDEFAFCYAGELEPERIRHNADKILEILRTQHVNEQTGEVLPVPCSIGIVMSQGDTLDYTQLIRKADLAMYQAKENGKNTFVLNVD